A stretch of the Bradyrhizobium arachidis genome encodes the following:
- a CDS encoding tetratricopeptide repeat protein has translation MSRLRRWILATALTLVASHGNGQQTADSAIEQARQLLDRGAYGASLSALDSIPASTALSQTERRSIATIRAEDLFGQGKFDDAVAPAQTALDASDGLSKQDMADALFLVAKVAVAGDGSPTEALERALKAAVEADGPDGLRALRVKDRVALVMSTSSAAEAEQMMRDVIANADRLPDNFARDKLRFGNTLGIALLRETKFDAAREVLSPVYDGRVKLLSKSHPETLESEHTLGYVLRRLGRTQEADDLLTEALRLRIQVLGSDHPDTLVTRTIIVRQLLDKSKFDQALNESRAITAALTARLGEKNVRTIEAMSDLADALSRSGRVSEGIETSKRVYSLAVEAIGETKPETMNVGHQYAGLLYQSGRYGEALSLFQRILRATSAQVGDDNIDTIATLHNIAAVLSDLGRNDEAIEIYRYSASVLAN, from the coding sequence ATGTCTCGCTTGCGACGATGGATCCTGGCTACGGCCCTAACGCTGGTCGCGTCGCACGGCAACGGACAGCAAACCGCGGATTCTGCGATTGAGCAGGCCAGGCAACTTCTGGATCGTGGAGCCTATGGCGCCTCGCTTTCGGCTCTAGACAGTATTCCAGCTTCGACCGCACTGAGCCAAACGGAGCGCCGGAGCATCGCCACGATCCGTGCGGAAGATCTCTTCGGCCAGGGGAAATTTGACGATGCGGTAGCTCCCGCTCAGACAGCGCTCGACGCCTCCGACGGTCTCTCGAAGCAGGATATGGCCGATGCTCTGTTCCTGGTCGCCAAGGTCGCCGTAGCGGGCGATGGTTCTCCTACGGAGGCGCTCGAACGGGCGCTGAAGGCCGCCGTCGAAGCGGACGGTCCTGACGGCCTGCGAGCGTTGCGCGTCAAGGACAGGGTCGCGCTGGTCATGTCCACTTCCAGCGCAGCCGAGGCGGAACAGATGATGCGCGACGTGATCGCAAATGCTGATCGACTCCCGGATAATTTCGCGCGCGACAAATTGCGGTTCGGCAACACCCTCGGAATTGCGCTTCTACGCGAAACGAAATTCGATGCGGCGCGCGAGGTGCTATCCCCCGTCTACGATGGGCGGGTCAAGCTGCTATCGAAAAGTCACCCTGAAACGCTGGAGAGCGAACACACGCTCGGCTACGTGTTGCGTCGGCTCGGACGCACTCAGGAAGCCGACGATCTGTTGACCGAAGCGCTTCGGCTGCGAATTCAGGTGCTGGGTTCCGACCATCCCGACACCCTCGTCACGCGGACGATAATCGTAAGGCAGCTCCTCGACAAATCGAAGTTCGACCAAGCGCTGAATGAATCCCGCGCGATAACCGCTGCCCTCACCGCGCGTCTGGGGGAGAAGAACGTGCGGACGATCGAGGCGATGTCTGATCTGGCTGACGCGCTGTCCCGCAGTGGCCGGGTGTCCGAAGGGATCGAGACCAGTAAGCGTGTCTATTCGCTTGCCGTGGAAGCGATCGGGGAGACGAAGCCCGAAACGATGAACGTCGGCCACCAGTACGCGGGATTGCTCTACCAATCCGGACGGTACGGCGAGGCCTTATCGCTGTTCCAGCGGATACTCCGGGCCACGAGCGCCCAAGTCGGCGACGACAACATCGATACGATTGCGACCTTGCACAACATCGCGGCCGTCTTATCCGATCTCGGCAGAAACGACGAGGCTATCGAAATCTATCGCTACTCCGCCTCGGTCCTCGCCAACTAG
- a CDS encoding CHAT domain-containing protein — translation MQNNLALALRSAGRYAEAFDTVTEAVRLRTAALGPENHLTLLSRSNQGAVLAALGRYPEAISTHRDVYAIRIRKFGETNPETIKSLHNLASTLGDAGQRTEARQLFEKVVALRTQFLGPRNITTVISMRGLADVMFANGDLDEARLMYRRIVDAAETLRSEGGLSDALRRTFFSTITPAYKTLAVLEARSGDFEGAMRVAELSKARTLIETSSTRGTARSSLTDTERAALSDLEFRIATLDGRIPLVSDVALRSDLEAQRNGLSADFANLDQALRSKYPLYREAVDFKLADAKDAISLLSTDGVILDFVQGDPDLMLIWIDGQGRRGAVVFPPYANLPSTLEAYRAALARPDGVAGLRYPPPGTPRNLVWKLKDGSFRMQSAEDGAVEGAKLVGDIEEIRDELSSWFSKALPAEVLKAHRWYVSPDGPLALIPLDTLKIGGSFLIETHDISSIQSISLMNLSRERLKRYAQSERSPMLAIGDPTYSVAPPEKPSSGIDALRGPTEGAAGRITWPNLPGSAKELSELASLFDLKTGKDLFSGSDASKTTVRRLQDENRLQQYRYVVFSTHGYLNQQNPDLSGIVLSQTNLGENEDGYLRASELSAFDFRTDLVFLSACETGVGKWVSGEGILGLPFSLYAGGNAGTILTLWPVLDGSTAEFVERFFRKLKDGKLAGVALSETKREFIAEADETKRRPVVWAPFVYYGD, via the coding sequence GTGCAGAACAATCTTGCCCTGGCTCTGCGAAGCGCCGGCCGATACGCCGAGGCGTTCGATACGGTCACCGAAGCCGTTCGTTTGCGGACGGCCGCGCTGGGACCTGAAAATCATCTGACGCTGCTGTCGCGCAGCAATCAGGGCGCAGTCCTGGCGGCTTTGGGGCGGTACCCCGAGGCGATATCCACCCATCGCGACGTGTACGCCATCAGGATACGTAAGTTCGGCGAGACGAATCCGGAAACAATTAAGAGCCTGCATAACCTAGCTTCGACGCTTGGCGACGCCGGACAACGAACGGAGGCGCGGCAGCTCTTCGAGAAGGTCGTCGCACTCCGCACCCAGTTTTTGGGTCCTCGCAATATCACGACGGTCATCTCCATGCGCGGACTCGCCGACGTCATGTTCGCGAACGGTGATCTTGACGAGGCCAGGTTGATGTATCGCCGGATCGTCGATGCGGCCGAGACCCTGCGCTCCGAGGGTGGTCTGTCGGACGCGCTGCGTAGGACGTTCTTTTCGACTATCACGCCCGCCTACAAGACGCTCGCGGTGCTGGAAGCTCGATCCGGAGACTTCGAGGGAGCAATGAGGGTCGCGGAGCTTTCGAAGGCTCGCACTCTGATCGAAACCTCCTCCACGCGCGGCACCGCGCGGAGCTCTCTCACTGACACCGAACGAGCCGCTCTGTCCGATCTCGAATTCAGGATCGCGACGCTAGACGGCCGCATTCCGCTTGTGTCCGACGTCGCCCTGCGTTCCGATCTGGAGGCGCAGCGCAACGGACTGTCGGCGGACTTCGCCAACCTGGATCAGGCGCTTCGTTCGAAGTACCCGCTCTACCGGGAAGCGGTCGATTTCAAGCTGGCGGACGCGAAGGACGCGATCTCGCTCCTGTCCACAGATGGGGTGATCCTCGATTTCGTGCAGGGTGACCCAGACCTGATGCTCATCTGGATCGACGGGCAAGGTCGACGAGGTGCCGTGGTCTTTCCACCCTATGCCAATCTGCCTTCGACGTTGGAAGCGTACCGTGCTGCCTTGGCACGACCGGACGGCGTCGCCGGGTTGCGTTATCCGCCGCCCGGAACGCCGAGAAATCTTGTCTGGAAACTCAAGGACGGCTCATTCCGGATGCAGTCCGCAGAGGACGGTGCGGTCGAAGGTGCGAAACTCGTTGGCGACATCGAAGAGATCAGAGACGAGCTGTCGTCCTGGTTCTCCAAAGCACTTCCCGCGGAAGTTCTGAAGGCGCATCGTTGGTACGTCAGCCCGGACGGGCCTCTTGCCTTGATTCCGCTGGATACGCTGAAGATCGGCGGTTCATTCTTGATCGAAACGCACGACATTTCTTCGATCCAATCGATTTCCCTGATGAACTTGTCGAGAGAGCGTTTGAAGCGCTACGCGCAAAGCGAACGCTCTCCAATGCTGGCGATAGGAGACCCGACGTATTCTGTGGCGCCGCCGGAGAAGCCGTCGTCCGGAATCGACGCTCTGCGCGGCCCCACCGAAGGCGCGGCGGGTCGAATCACCTGGCCGAACTTGCCCGGTTCGGCCAAGGAGTTGAGCGAACTGGCGTCACTGTTCGATCTGAAGACCGGTAAGGACCTGTTTTCAGGTTCGGACGCATCGAAGACGACCGTACGGCGCCTGCAGGATGAGAACCGATTGCAGCAATATCGCTACGTGGTGTTTTCGACGCACGGATATCTCAATCAGCAGAACCCCGATCTGAGCGGTATCGTTTTGTCACAGACCAATCTGGGCGAGAACGAGGACGGATACCTGCGGGCCTCGGAGCTGTCGGCATTCGATTTCCGTACCGATCTCGTCTTCCTCTCCGCGTGCGAGACGGGTGTCGGGAAGTGGGTGTCCGGCGAAGGTATTCTAGGTCTGCCATTCTCGCTCTATGCAGGAGGAAATGCGGGCACCATTCTCACGCTGTGGCCGGTGCTCGACGGCAGTACCGCGGAGTTCGTCGAGCGCTTCTTCCGGAAACTGAAGGATGGAAAGCTGGCCGGCGTCGCTCTATCCGAGACGAAGCGGGAATTCATCGCCGAGGCTGACGAAACCAAGCGCCGGCCGGTGGTCTGGGCACCATTCGTGTACTATGGAGACTGA
- the speD gene encoding adenosylmethionine decarboxylase, giving the protein MIHDRRSHGTHLLIDLWGARHLEDADRIKDALANAALQAGATLLHVHLHKFEPHGGVTGVVLLAESHISIHTWPENCFAALDVFMCGNAKPERTIPIIEETFSPMQTIVLQAIRGAHTDGWSNIEIECLGYSNGLRTRGMIARARG; this is encoded by the coding sequence ATGATCCACGACCGGCGGTCCCACGGCACTCACCTGCTGATCGATCTGTGGGGAGCGCGCCATTTGGAAGACGCGGATCGCATAAAGGATGCATTGGCAAATGCAGCGCTACAGGCTGGGGCAACCCTGCTGCATGTTCATCTCCACAAATTCGAGCCCCATGGGGGCGTCACTGGCGTCGTACTACTGGCCGAGAGCCATATAAGTATCCATACCTGGCCTGAAAACTGTTTTGCAGCGCTGGATGTGTTCATGTGTGGCAACGCCAAGCCGGAGCGAACTATCCCGATAATCGAAGAGACGTTCAGTCCCATGCAAACTATCGTCCTCCAGGCAATTCGCGGCGCTCATACCGACGGCTGGTCGAACATTGAGATCGAATGCCTCGGGTATTCCAATGGTCTGCGAACGCGGGGAATGATCGCGCGGGCTCGAGGTTGA
- a CDS encoding radical SAM/SPASM domain-containing protein produces the protein MRKKKRSRIEEFGYTLAFADTGDIGFYSKEVAPLIEAEAEQKEFEPFRLDTVPIGESFRLSAPLIVWFEITRYCNLPCLHCYVEAGPKRTNELTTSEIYAVLDQLKAKGVFSIVFCGGEPFAHPDFISIVKYAHELGFVISIATNGTYLSQSVIDEIPREECVVSVSLDGTESHKKMRHLTTYEETVEKLLLLKKNGIRSAVMTTLTNSNLAELQEIFEFTSQQDLFFGITPFSPVGRGKRFPHLTPGRNVAQSASPLYFRNYLDRIEKMQRIGLCVQKFLSFSYKLSHAMQREFCGISLAYISSDGEVYPCSVCMSARKYSAGNLRQLSFAELWDTSFNDIRAVSFKDFKGCANCEIGSAKHACAGRCPVMSEIYTGDPFLCGASEFLKEANRSNGARIAAHLQSVESGDG, from the coding sequence ATGCGCAAAAAAAAGCGATCGCGCATTGAAGAATTTGGTTACACACTCGCGTTTGCGGATACTGGCGATATCGGTTTCTATTCCAAAGAGGTTGCTCCTCTGATCGAAGCAGAGGCAGAGCAGAAAGAGTTTGAACCCTTCAGGCTGGATACGGTCCCGATCGGCGAAAGCTTCCGTCTATCGGCTCCGCTGATCGTGTGGTTTGAGATAACGCGGTACTGCAATCTACCGTGTCTGCACTGTTACGTGGAAGCTGGGCCGAAAAGAACAAACGAGCTGACAACCAGCGAAATCTACGCGGTTCTTGATCAGTTGAAGGCCAAAGGCGTCTTCTCGATCGTGTTCTGCGGAGGTGAGCCGTTTGCTCACCCGGATTTCATATCCATCGTGAAATATGCTCACGAACTTGGATTTGTCATTTCGATCGCAACCAACGGCACTTACCTCTCCCAGTCGGTCATTGACGAAATCCCACGCGAAGAGTGCGTGGTCAGCGTGAGCCTGGACGGCACCGAGTCGCACAAGAAGATGCGACATCTGACAACCTATGAAGAGACGGTCGAAAAGCTGCTGTTGCTCAAGAAGAATGGAATCCGCTCCGCCGTGATGACCACGTTGACGAATTCCAATCTCGCTGAGCTTCAGGAGATCTTCGAGTTCACGTCCCAGCAGGATCTGTTCTTTGGAATTACGCCTTTTAGTCCTGTCGGGCGAGGTAAGCGGTTTCCTCATCTGACACCGGGTAGAAATGTCGCGCAAAGTGCATCGCCGCTCTACTTCAGGAACTACCTCGACCGGATCGAAAAGATGCAGAGGATCGGCCTTTGCGTCCAGAAGTTCCTTTCCTTCTCCTATAAGCTTTCGCACGCCATGCAGCGGGAGTTTTGCGGTATCTCGCTCGCGTACATTTCGTCGGACGGTGAGGTCTACCCGTGTTCGGTTTGCATGTCCGCCAGGAAGTATTCCGCGGGGAACTTGAGACAGCTGAGTTTTGCCGAGCTGTGGGACACGTCGTTCAATGACATCAGGGCTGTATCCTTCAAGGATTTCAAGGGATGCGCCAACTGCGAAATTGGGAGCGCCAAACACGCTTGCGCCGGCAGGTGTCCGGTCATGTCCGAGATCTACACCGGTGATCCGTTCCTATGCGGCGCGTCGGAATTCCTGAAAGAGGCCAACAGATCAAACGGCGCAAGAATCGCGGCCCATCTTCAGTCCGTCGAGAGCGGTGATGGCTAG